The following are encoded together in the Thalassomonas haliotis genome:
- a CDS encoding GMC oxidoreductase — protein MKDKLYINETKEHFDVLVVGSGITGGWAAKEFCERGYKTLMIERGRVVEHRKDYIGEGKGPWQFANRMKVDNLLVEEQYRIQKQCYAFHDASKHFFGNDRDLPYSTEAGTDFSWIRANQLGGKSLLWHRQSYRYSDFDFNANKADGHGIDWPIRYKDLAPWYSKVEKHAGISGSPEQLEQLPDGEFLPPFEMTSPEKQLKASIEKHYPDRKLIMGRTAHLTQPSEFHLSQGRGQCMARNECQKGCSFGGYFSSQSSTLPAAANTGNLHIAANSVVHSLIYDEKSNRVKGVRVIDNDTLKTREYFARVVFLCASTLGSTQILLNSKTKTFPNGLANSSGVLGHYLMDHNYNAVIRGQFEGFEDEYYSGRRPSGIMVPNFQYHPGKYSKKYLRGYAFGGGSSRSNWQSSGWSDGIGAGFKNRLTQAGPWHMTLYAQGEMLPRYENSVSLHPTKKDKWGIPQLHINCKWSENEHLMMQDAAETGKEMLLKAGLTNVDSTVTSDTNPPGLAIHEVGTARMGADPKQSVLNAYNQSHDIPNLFVTDGASFCSSAVANPSLTFMALTVRAVDFCAREMKAKRI, from the coding sequence ATGAAAGATAAACTCTATATCAATGAAACCAAAGAGCATTTTGACGTCCTGGTGGTAGGCTCAGGCATTACCGGCGGCTGGGCGGCCAAAGAGTTTTGCGAGCGCGGTTATAAAACCCTGATGATAGAAAGGGGCCGGGTGGTAGAGCACAGAAAAGACTATATCGGCGAAGGAAAAGGCCCATGGCAGTTTGCCAACCGGATGAAAGTGGACAACCTGCTGGTGGAAGAGCAATACCGGATACAAAAACAATGTTATGCCTTTCATGATGCCAGCAAACATTTTTTCGGTAATGACCGCGATCTGCCCTATTCCACCGAAGCCGGTACCGATTTTAGCTGGATCCGCGCCAACCAGCTCGGGGGGAAATCCCTGCTCTGGCACCGTCAGTCATACCGCTACAGCGATTTTGATTTTAACGCCAATAAAGCCGACGGACACGGCATCGACTGGCCGATACGTTATAAGGATCTCGCCCCCTGGTACAGTAAGGTTGAAAAACATGCCGGCATCAGCGGCTCTCCCGAGCAGCTGGAACAGCTGCCCGACGGCGAGTTTTTACCGCCGTTTGAGATGACCTCGCCGGAAAAACAGTTAAAAGCCAGCATAGAAAAACATTACCCCGACCGTAAGCTGATCATGGGACGCACCGCCCATTTGACCCAGCCGAGTGAGTTTCACCTCAGCCAGGGGCGGGGCCAGTGCATGGCCAGAAATGAATGCCAGAAAGGCTGCTCTTTCGGCGGTTATTTTTCCAGCCAAAGCTCAACCTTGCCGGCGGCAGCCAATACGGGCAACTTACATATTGCCGCCAACAGCGTAGTGCACAGCCTGATTTATGATGAAAAAAGCAACCGGGTCAAAGGGGTGCGGGTAATAGACAATGACACCCTGAAAACCCGGGAATATTTTGCCCGGGTGGTTTTCCTGTGCGCCTCCACCCTGGGTTCGACCCAAATCTTGCTTAACTCAAAAACAAAAACCTTTCCCAATGGCCTGGCCAACAGCTCCGGGGTACTCGGGCATTACCTGATGGATCATAACTATAATGCCGTGATCCGCGGCCAGTTCGAAGGTTTCGAAGACGAATATTATTCCGGACGACGCCCTTCCGGTATCATGGTGCCGAACTTTCAATATCACCCGGGCAAATACAGCAAAAAATACTTGCGGGGTTATGCCTTTGGCGGCGGCTCCTCCCGCAGCAACTGGCAAAGCAGCGGCTGGTCCGACGGTATTGGCGCCGGGTTTAAAAACAGGCTTACCCAGGCCGGTCCCTGGCATATGACCCTGTATGCCCAGGGGGAAATGCTGCCAAGATATGAAAACAGCGTCAGCCTGCACCCGACGAAAAAAGATAAATGGGGCATACCCCAGCTGCATATCAACTGCAAGTGGTCGGAAAATGAACACCTGATGATGCAGGACGCCGCCGAAACCGGCAAAGAAATGCTGCTCAAAGCCGGACTGACAAATGTCGACAGCACTGTTACCTCAGATACTAACCCCCCCGGTCTGGCCATACATGAAGTCGGTACCGCCCGTATGGGGGCCGACCCTAAACAATCGGTATTAAATGCCTATAACCAAAGCCATGATATCCCGAACCTGTTTGTTACCGACGGCGCCAGCTTTTGCTCCAGCGCCGTGGCCAACCCGTCACTGACCTTTATGGCGTTAACCGTGCGGGCCGTGGATTTTTGCGCCAGAGAAATGAAAGCCAAAAGAATATAA
- a CDS encoding substrate-binding periplasmic protein — protein MFVKSLQLPALLLILFVHYGAGSCRAFAFTVKQEVRVYIAHQKAPYVTNLSLRQGLYFDLIRQLNSKSENYRFELIYMPRKRLNRNLHEGSLDGIILGVIPLWFKDKARTKYLWSEGIFEDYDDVVSSGDLSFEYQTPKSMIGKNFVGVTGYYYFGLDELVRQQKVKRFDVENEHRLLEMIILKRVDIGIIGHATLRSILADNKGWADKLYFSKNTFSNKFYRRILVPQYYPELFQKLNPLILSVIKSPQWHKLQQAYY, from the coding sequence ATGTTTGTTAAAAGCCTGCAATTGCCTGCCTTGTTGCTGATACTGTTTGTCCATTATGGAGCAGGCAGTTGTCGCGCCTTTGCCTTCACTGTCAAGCAGGAGGTAAGGGTTTATATTGCCCATCAAAAAGCACCTTATGTGACCAATCTCTCCTTGCGGCAGGGGTTATATTTTGATCTGATCCGGCAGTTAAACAGCAAGTCTGAAAATTACCGTTTTGAGCTGATTTATATGCCGAGAAAGCGGCTGAACCGGAATTTGCACGAGGGCAGTTTGGACGGCATTATTCTTGGGGTCATCCCCTTGTGGTTTAAAGATAAAGCCCGGACGAAATATTTGTGGAGTGAAGGTATTTTTGAAGATTATGATGATGTGGTGTCATCCGGTGACTTGTCTTTTGAATATCAAACGCCAAAGTCTATGATCGGCAAAAACTTTGTCGGCGTTACCGGTTATTATTATTTTGGACTTGATGAACTGGTACGCCAGCAAAAAGTCAAACGCTTTGATGTTGAAAATGAACACCGGCTGCTGGAAATGATCATCTTAAAGCGGGTGGATATCGGTATTATCGGCCATGCGACCTTAAGGTCGATACTGGCTGACAATAAAGGTTGGGCCGATAAATTGTATTTTTCAAAAAATACCTTCAGCAATAAGTTTTACCGCCGTATCCTGGTGCCTCAGTATTATCCCGAGCTTTTTCAAAAGTTAAACCCGCTGATATTGTCTGTGATCAAGAGTCCGCAGTGGCATAAGCTGCAACAAGCTTATTATTGA
- a CDS encoding substrate-binding periplasmic protein, translated as MLVYKILALFTFTFIAFADALINEAPDSNSSEPVVAIFALDIPGLHDQDGQGAYDAIIKKTMAGQFTVNIQPLPPKRALAYYERCDHCCFSPGNTDGNFYDFGKEVRETVPMAVAKIFIFSAYGHEPFKHLSELEGKEVGIRAGMPLSNNIIEAIDKKKFNVQYAASLEANLIRLKLGRVEAALGWFPDSELLFTRNKMKPYPYNKAFPVAVHHDALACKGVPERFFQVFNQGIKVLRSSGELQRIIGPGYWAPE; from the coding sequence TTGCTTGTTTATAAAATCCTGGCGTTATTTACTTTCACTTTTATTGCTTTTGCTGACGCACTGATTAATGAAGCGCCTGACAGCAATAGCAGCGAACCTGTGGTGGCTATTTTTGCCCTGGATATCCCGGGATTGCATGATCAGGACGGCCAGGGGGCGTACGATGCGATTATTAAAAAAACCATGGCGGGTCAGTTTACCGTTAACATCCAACCTTTGCCGCCGAAAAGAGCATTGGCTTATTATGAAAGGTGCGACCATTGCTGTTTCAGTCCGGGCAATACCGACGGCAATTTTTATGATTTTGGTAAAGAAGTCAGGGAAACAGTCCCTATGGCTGTGGCCAAGATCTTCATTTTCAGCGCTTATGGCCACGAGCCTTTTAAGCATTTGAGTGAACTTGAAGGTAAGGAAGTGGGAATACGCGCGGGTATGCCGCTTAGTAATAATATTATCGAAGCGATCGATAAGAAAAAATTCAATGTCCAATATGCCGCAAGCCTGGAAGCAAATTTGATCCGGTTAAAGCTTGGCAGGGTAGAAGCGGCACTTGGCTGGTTTCCGGACTCTGAGCTGTTATTTACACGAAATAAAATGAAGCCTTATCCGTATAACAAAGCTTTCCCTGTGGCGGTCCATCATGATGCCCTGGCTTGCAAGGGCGTGCCAGAGCGTTTCTTTCAAGTTTTTAATCAAGGGATTAAGGTTTTAAGGTCAAGTGGTGAGCTGCAAAGGATTATCGGCCCGGGTTACTGGGCGCCTGAGTAA
- a CDS encoding gluconate 2-dehydrogenase subunit 3 family protein: protein MIMKAEQQPQVPKNKTRRDFIRQLTLTLGSATAAGLVAGSGLSVALAYSAKPEIKNKPGLIFTRVQLNLLARVCDTILPRTDTPSGSELDCHGFADHQLFHCFQQKQQQQCCDILDTIAKQSRQTYRQEFEQLPQQEQTALLLDIEKSAGFTSKDKTQFKFLKALLVFGYFTSEAGATQVLNYQAIPGGYLGSIPYDENSKAWGSLAYY, encoded by the coding sequence ATGATCATGAAAGCTGAGCAGCAACCCCAGGTCCCAAAAAACAAAACGCGCCGGGACTTTATCCGGCAATTAACCCTGACCCTGGGCAGTGCCACGGCTGCCGGTTTAGTGGCAGGAAGCGGGTTATCCGTTGCCCTGGCCTACAGCGCAAAGCCGGAAATAAAAAATAAACCGGGCCTGATCTTTACCCGGGTACAACTGAATTTACTGGCCCGGGTCTGCGATACCATTTTACCCCGCACAGACACACCAAGCGGCAGTGAACTCGACTGCCACGGTTTTGCCGATCATCAACTATTTCACTGTTTTCAACAAAAACAGCAACAGCAGTGCTGCGACATTCTCGACACTATAGCCAAACAAAGCAGGCAAACTTACCGCCAGGAATTTGAGCAACTGCCTCAGCAGGAGCAAACGGCGTTATTGCTTGATATCGAAAAATCAGCCGGTTTCACTTCAAAAGATAAAACACAATTTAAATTCCTGAAAGCTTTGCTTGTTTTTGGTTATTTCACCTCAGAAGCCGGCGCCACCCAGGTTTTAAATTACCAGGCAATTCCCGGCGGTTACCTGGGGTCGATCCCCTACGACGAAAACAGCAAGGCCTGGGGTTCCCTGGCTTATTATTAA
- a CDS encoding tryptophan halogenase family protein, which yields MVENMVENKTDNIRDIVIVGGGTAGWLMASRLAAKYQTSPDCPVNITLVESPSVKPVGVGEGTWPGMRKTLQAIGIRESDFMRECDASFKQGSKFNGWRNGNADDSYYHPFTLPQGYDELDMMRFFQHSQPQGSFAGTVCPQVAICQQGLAPKQITTPEYAGVVNYGYHLNAGKFAGLLKRHCLEKFNLSYVLDEVVKVNGAANGDIASVSTENHGDICGDFFIDCTGFASLLLGDFYRVPFIGQSDVLFADTALAVQIPYPAADSPIACVTQSTATAVGWIWDIGLTNRRGVGHVYASGYCSEIEAEQQLANYLGQAFNGAEIKKISIKPGYPSHAWEKNCLAVGLSAGFLEPLEASAIVQVELAADWLCLQLPANRPAMDIIAKRYNQEFSYRWQQIIDFLKLHYVLSRRSDNDFWLDNRHPDSIPASLQQLLSLWRYHYPGQNEFPRSREIFNLYSYQYILAGMNFCSETAYALTASQSDSGRQHLKTGEQLKAQYLQHLPGHRALLEKIAQYGFKGV from the coding sequence ATGGTCGAAAATATGGTGGAAAATAAAACGGATAACATCCGCGATATTGTTATTGTCGGTGGCGGCACTGCGGGCTGGTTAATGGCAAGCCGCCTGGCGGCAAAATATCAAACGTCACCCGACTGCCCGGTGAACATTACTTTGGTGGAATCCCCCTCGGTGAAACCGGTCGGGGTCGGGGAAGGCACCTGGCCCGGGATGAGAAAGACGTTACAGGCAATAGGTATTCGTGAAAGTGATTTTATGCGTGAATGCGATGCCAGTTTTAAGCAGGGATCGAAATTTAATGGCTGGCGCAACGGCAATGCAGACGACAGCTATTATCATCCCTTCACTTTGCCCCAAGGCTATGACGAGCTTGATATGATGCGCTTTTTTCAGCATTCACAACCGCAAGGCTCTTTTGCCGGGACTGTTTGTCCCCAGGTGGCAATCTGTCAGCAGGGATTGGCGCCTAAACAGATCACTACCCCGGAATATGCCGGTGTGGTCAATTATGGTTATCATCTTAACGCCGGTAAATTTGCCGGGTTATTAAAGCGCCACTGCCTGGAAAAATTTAACCTGTCTTATGTGCTTGATGAAGTGGTGAAAGTGAACGGCGCAGCAAATGGTGATATCGCCTCGGTCAGCACAGAAAATCACGGCGATATCTGCGGGGACTTTTTTATCGATTGCACCGGCTTTGCCAGCCTGTTGCTTGGTGACTTCTACCGGGTGCCTTTTATCGGGCAGAGTGATGTGCTTTTTGCCGATACCGCCCTTGCCGTGCAAATTCCCTATCCGGCGGCCGATAGCCCGATAGCTTGTGTCACCCAGTCAACGGCGACAGCGGTGGGCTGGATTTGGGACATAGGGTTAACGAACCGCAGGGGGGTCGGGCATGTTTACGCCAGCGGTTATTGTTCGGAGATTGAGGCCGAGCAGCAACTGGCAAATTACCTGGGACAGGCTTTTAACGGCGCTGAGATCAAAAAAATCTCCATCAAACCCGGTTACCCTAGTCATGCCTGGGAAAAAAATTGTCTGGCGGTGGGATTATCGGCGGGATTTCTTGAGCCATTGGAAGCATCTGCCATTGTCCAGGTTGAACTGGCCGCCGACTGGCTTTGTCTGCAGTTACCTGCAAACCGCCCGGCTATGGATATTATTGCCAAACGCTATAATCAGGAGTTTAGCTACCGCTGGCAGCAGATTATCGACTTTTTAAAATTGCATTATGTGTTGAGCCGGCGTAGCGATAATGATTTTTGGCTCGATAACCGGCATCCGGATTCTATTCCTGCATCTTTACAGCAGCTGCTAAGTTTATGGCGATACCATTATCCGGGTCAAAACGAATTTCCACGCAGCCGTGAGATTTTCAACTTGTACAGCTATCAATATATTCTGGCGGGCATGAATTTTTGCAGTGAAACGGCTTATGCCTTAACGGCATCGCAGAGTGATTCGGGCCGGCAACATCTTAAAACGGGGGAGCAGCTTAAAGCGCAATATCTACAACATCTGCCCGGACACAGGGCATTGCTGGAGAAGATTGCTCAATATGGTTTTAAAGGGGTTTAG
- a CDS encoding sulfite exporter TauE/SafE family protein — MLAKSLYFHNKNNMQSNWKTRKKSLAFVTLSSYLLMSNWAQTGGLEQLLMQLLDSVLYTLLGILGAVFANLSGAGGGVVFIPVFNALGLNEAQALSTSFTIQCFGMTAGAITWCLHYRNASQSTDSGQTQKQVNHWQAFLPVVAVTSVCSVAGIYNAYSGDFTPPGSLPKLFSIFSIALGASLLLQLILTRRSSANSALPAPVSLKKIDYLCLLFIGYFGGMITACLSVGVGELLVFYLLIRGFNIQLSLACAIVVTAITVWSAAFTLNGLTSSWLSYQPVWQLALYAGPGAVIGGLVAKALVAKIPPLRLKFLLALWILLMGLAG; from the coding sequence ATGTTAGCCAAGTCGTTATATTTCCATAATAAAAATAATATGCAGTCAAACTGGAAAACACGGAAGAAGTCTCTGGCATTCGTCACGCTAAGCAGCTATTTACTAATGTCCAACTGGGCACAGACCGGCGGCCTGGAGCAACTGTTAATGCAGCTACTGGACTCGGTTTTATATACCTTGCTGGGGATCCTCGGCGCTGTTTTTGCCAATTTATCCGGCGCCGGCGGCGGCGTGGTTTTTATCCCGGTATTTAACGCTTTAGGTTTAAACGAAGCCCAGGCCCTGTCCACCAGCTTTACCATCCAATGTTTTGGCATGACCGCCGGAGCCATTACCTGGTGTTTACACTACCGTAATGCTAGCCAAAGCACTGACTCAGGGCAGACCCAGAAACAGGTAAATCACTGGCAGGCATTTTTACCTGTTGTTGCTGTTACCTCTGTATGCTCGGTTGCCGGTATTTATAACGCCTATAGCGGTGATTTTACCCCGCCGGGCAGCCTGCCAAAACTGTTCAGTATTTTCTCTATCGCCTTGGGAGCGAGCTTGTTGTTGCAGCTTATACTCACCCGACGCTCATCAGCAAACAGCGCCCTGCCCGCTCCGGTTAGCCTAAAAAAAATAGATTACCTTTGCCTGCTCTTTATCGGTTATTTCGGCGGGATGATCACCGCCTGTTTATCTGTCGGGGTCGGTGAACTTTTAGTGTTTTACCTGCTGATCAGAGGCTTTAATATTCAGCTGTCGCTCGCCTGCGCCATAGTGGTGACCGCCATTACCGTATGGTCGGCGGCATTTACCCTAAATGGCTTAACAAGCAGCTGGCTCAGTTATCAGCCGGTATGGCAACTGGCGCTTTATGCCGGACCGGGGGCTGTTATCGGCGGCCTGGTGGCCAAAGCCCTGGTGGCAAAAATTCCGCCGCTGCGGCTTAAATTCCTGCTGGCGCTGTGGATTTTATTGATGGGACTGGCCGGCTAA
- a CDS encoding DUF6388 family protein, which translates to MIAKEQRIKVAKERFLSEHPELQHKLLSLSSTDADNLALSLDEYRDIKLNQEFNHHAKVHGINASDLVIDLCAESEQEKQAMYQEQEVVSH; encoded by the coding sequence ATGATCGCAAAAGAACAAAGAATAAAGGTCGCAAAAGAAAGGTTCCTATCCGAGCATCCGGAATTACAACATAAACTGTTAAGCTTAAGCAGTACCGACGCCGACAACCTGGCCCTGAGCCTGGATGAATACCGGGATATAAAACTCAACCAGGAATTTAACCACCACGCCAAAGTTCACGGTATTAATGCCTCAGATCTGGTGATAGATCTTTGCGCCGAAAGTGAGCAGGAAAAACAGGCCATGTACCAGGAGCAAGAGGTCGTTTCACACTGA
- a CDS encoding TonB-dependent receptor, with product MIQRRFKKNKLATTLSVILGAAAVVPAYTVNAQAQAEKEIEVIQVTGMRSSIKESTRLKRDASGVVDAISAEDIGKFPDTNLAESLQRITGVSIDRSNGEGSRVTVRGFGPQFNMVTLNGRAMPASSLPEGGGASDNRAYDFQNLASDAIKSVEVYKTGKASIATGGIGASININTAKPLDNPGLQTSFGSKALYDTSVRDGVRDYNDKVTPEFSGLISWTDEEEVFGASFNGSFSERHSSATGATINNWSNRTYDGSINREVSEAYTVDGVTYPASNITNGPEMGEAYQLPSDIAYRLEDTQRERTNAQLTLQYRPLDNITTTLDYTYTKLDSQIHSSDLSGWFDSYVGTAEFTEGLNPTPEVYIENRNQNAPRDVAVKQIHYNSLTEDKSVGFNVNWEVTDDFTLALDVHDSESVSKPTEGYGNALTVGIGSNVHKSIGALYGSSGLPSMQVVFDDCDPRVATQDGVGGYNCNGQLDVSDLGTTMMQTSFSNNENEIQQIRLDGAYEFEDGSINFGIESRKMENTTVQSNTGNQTMGGWSASNAGELPEGFLDPIDFNDSLDDYKVKDGWTQGYRGDAKEIGQWAADKYDLEFGRNPNESNNRLIEEDITALYFEVNLDGELGGMPYHMTAGLRYESTDSKSSAKSAIPTAVQWDSNNDTQVIQGSFADAQSYSVANSYDHLLPSFDFDLTVVENVITRFSYSKTIARPSYGQLDVQSNVSGGPAVPTILDDQAYGNASSGNPNLVPLESDNLDLSVEWYFEDTSYVSAGYFEKRVENFVGTEPLIANFFDLRDVTKGPRAEQAMADLAALGITNPDDTQLFSMVAANELGVAYDAMTALEFEDAIDILPNSDDPQMMFRYNAPVNNKEAKVYGWEFAVQHFFGDTGFGMQANYTIVKGDINFDVSSDEVQFALQGLSDTANLVLLYEKDDITVRLAYNWRDEFLENANRSAGEPEFVEAYDQIDMSASYQVNENLSVSFAGINLTGEDIRKHGRNKNQFTFGEESEPRYELGARYTF from the coding sequence ATGATTCAAAGAAGGTTTAAGAAAAATAAGCTGGCGACCACCCTTTCGGTGATCTTGGGAGCCGCTGCGGTTGTACCTGCTTATACCGTCAATGCACAGGCGCAAGCGGAAAAAGAGATTGAAGTAATACAAGTCACGGGCATGCGCTCAAGTATCAAGGAATCTACCCGTTTAAAGCGGGATGCCAGCGGGGTAGTGGATGCCATTTCAGCTGAAGATATCGGTAAATTTCCCGACACCAACCTGGCCGAGTCGCTGCAACGTATTACCGGGGTCTCGATAGACAGAAGCAATGGCGAAGGCAGCCGGGTAACGGTTCGTGGTTTCGGTCCGCAATTTAATATGGTGACCTTAAATGGCCGTGCCATGCCGGCGTCATCCCTGCCGGAAGGGGGCGGGGCTTCCGATAACCGGGCTTATGATTTTCAAAACCTTGCCTCAGATGCGATTAAATCTGTTGAAGTTTATAAAACCGGTAAGGCTTCGATTGCCACCGGCGGCATAGGGGCATCGATCAACATTAATACCGCCAAGCCCCTGGATAATCCGGGTTTGCAAACCAGTTTCGGCAGCAAGGCTTTATACGATACCAGTGTCCGTGACGGCGTTCGGGATTATAACGATAAAGTTACCCCGGAGTTTTCCGGTTTGATCAGCTGGACCGATGAAGAAGAAGTCTTTGGCGCCTCATTCAATGGCAGCTTTTCCGAGCGTCACAGCAGCGCTACCGGTGCTACCATCAATAACTGGAGCAACCGCACGTATGACGGCTCCATTAACCGTGAAGTGAGTGAAGCTTATACGGTAGATGGCGTGACTTACCCGGCATCGAATATCACCAATGGCCCTGAAATGGGCGAAGCATACCAGTTACCTTCTGATATTGCCTACCGTCTTGAAGATACCCAGCGTGAACGTACCAATGCCCAGTTAACCCTGCAATATCGCCCGCTGGACAATATCACGACGACTTTAGATTACACCTATACCAAACTCGACTCGCAAATACATTCCTCGGATCTTTCCGGCTGGTTTGACTCTTATGTCGGCACGGCGGAGTTTACCGAAGGTTTAAACCCGACTCCTGAAGTCTATATCGAAAACCGTAACCAGAATGCCCCGCGTGACGTCGCGGTGAAGCAGATACATTATAACTCCCTTACCGAAGACAAATCCGTCGGCTTTAATGTTAACTGGGAAGTGACAGATGATTTTACCCTTGCCTTGGATGTTCATGATTCAGAGTCGGTGAGTAAGCCGACAGAAGGGTATGGCAATGCCTTAACCGTCGGCATAGGTTCAAACGTTCATAAGAGCATAGGCGCCCTTTACGGCAGCAGCGGCCTACCTTCTATGCAGGTGGTGTTTGATGATTGCGACCCCAGGGTCGCGACCCAAGACGGGGTCGGCGGTTATAACTGTAACGGTCAGCTCGATGTTTCAGACTTAGGCACCACTATGATGCAGACCTCGTTTTCCAATAATGAAAATGAGATCCAGCAAATTCGCTTAGACGGCGCTTATGAGTTTGAAGACGGTAGCATCAACTTTGGTATTGAATCGCGTAAAATGGAAAACACTACCGTTCAATCCAATACCGGCAACCAAACCATGGGGGGCTGGAGTGCTTCAAATGCCGGTGAATTGCCGGAAGGTTTCCTCGACCCGATCGATTTCAACGACTCTTTGGATGACTATAAAGTTAAAGACGGCTGGACCCAGGGTTATCGCGGCGACGCCAAGGAAATTGGCCAGTGGGCGGCGGATAAATATGATCTTGAATTTGGCCGCAACCCCAATGAGTCCAACAACAGGTTAATTGAAGAAGACATTACAGCCCTATACTTTGAAGTGAACCTTGACGGCGAACTCGGCGGCATGCCTTATCATATGACCGCGGGTTTACGTTATGAAAGCACGGACTCTAAATCGTCAGCGAAATCAGCGATCCCGACTGCGGTGCAGTGGGACAGTAATAATGATACCCAGGTGATCCAGGGCAGCTTTGCCGATGCACAAAGTTATTCCGTTGCTAACAGCTATGATCATTTGCTGCCCAGTTTCGACTTCGACTTGACGGTCGTTGAAAATGTCATCACACGTTTCTCCTACAGTAAAACCATTGCCCGTCCCAGCTATGGTCAGCTCGATGTACAAAGTAATGTCAGCGGTGGCCCCGCCGTACCGACGATATTAGACGACCAGGCCTATGGTAATGCCAGTTCGGGCAACCCTAACCTGGTACCGCTTGAGTCCGACAATCTGGACTTATCGGTGGAATGGTATTTCGAAGATACCAGTTATGTATCTGCCGGTTATTTTGAAAAACGGGTAGAAAACTTTGTCGGCACTGAGCCGCTGATTGCCAACTTCTTCGACTTAAGGGATGTGACCAAGGGTCCGCGCGCCGAGCAGGCGATGGCAGACTTAGCCGCCCTTGGCATCACCAACCCGGACGATACCCAGCTGTTTTCTATGGTCGCCGCCAATGAACTGGGCGTGGCTTATGATGCGATGACGGCACTGGAATTTGAAGATGCCATCGATATCTTGCCCAACAGTGATGATCCGCAAATGATGTTCCGTTATAACGCGCCGGTCAATAACAAGGAAGCCAAGGTTTACGGTTGGGAATTTGCCGTGCAGCACTTCTTCGGCGACACAGGTTTTGGCATGCAGGCCAACTACACCATAGTGAAAGGGGATATTAACTTTGATGTCTCATCCGATGAAGTGCAGTTTGCCCTGCAGGGGTTAAGTGATACCGCCAACCTGGTCTTGCTCTATGAAAAAGATGACATTACCGTACGTCTGGCCTACAACTGGCGTGATGAATTCCTGGAAAATGCCAACCGCAGCGCCGGTGAGCCGGAATTTGTTGAAGCTTACGACCAGATTGATATGAGCGCGAGTTATCAGGTCAATGAAAACTTGTCGGTATCTTTTGCCGGCATCAACCTTACCGGGGAAGATATTCGCAAACATGGCCGGAATAAAAACCAGTTTACCTTTGGTGAAGAATCCGAACCTCGTTATGAGTTAGGCGCCAGGTATACCTTTTAA
- a CDS encoding sugar phosphate isomerase/epimerase family protein produces MKRYQQLVYLLLALVPAMFTHTYAVGHNLNSGENKTVPLLSVQLWSVKDLLKSDFKDTLKQLSDMGFSAVELAGEFGPFQHDAAGLKAYLDSLNLKVSGAHVPFEALNASNFEQTLAFYRQLAPDTLIIGWDERAWHPQGIKEVVGLLNDLDKKLSPYNIKTGFHNHDREFNAFEGSTYWDYLARHTSNSVVLQQDVGWTTYAGKDPVDYVRKYPGRTFTTHYKVRLPEGIKGKLPLIGEDTIDWLALLKANISVGGTKWIVIEQEEYPEGLSPLAAIARSKKGLERYIRQL; encoded by the coding sequence ATGAAAAGATATCAACAGTTAGTCTATTTGCTGCTTGCCCTGGTACCGGCTATGTTCACTCATACCTATGCCGTCGGGCATAACCTCAACTCCGGTGAAAACAAAACGGTGCCGTTATTAAGCGTACAACTTTGGTCGGTTAAAGATCTCCTGAAAAGCGATTTCAAAGACACCTTAAAACAGTTATCCGACATGGGCTTTAGCGCGGTGGAATTAGCCGGTGAATTCGGCCCGTTCCAGCATGATGCCGCGGGACTAAAAGCTTACCTGGACTCCCTCAACCTCAAGGTCAGCGGCGCCCATGTCCCCTTTGAAGCCCTCAATGCCAGCAACTTCGAACAAACCCTGGCATTTTACCGCCAGCTCGCCCCCGATACCCTGATCATCGGCTGGGATGAACGCGCCTGGCACCCACAAGGCATAAAAGAGGTGGTCGGCCTGCTCAACGACCTGGATAAAAAACTTAGCCCTTATAACATCAAAACCGGCTTCCATAACCATGACCGGGAGTTTAATGCCTTTGAGGGCAGCACCTACTGGGATTACCTGGCACGCCATACCTCAAACTCTGTGGTATTACAGCAGGATGTCGGCTGGACCACCTATGCCGGCAAAGACCCGGTAGATTACGTCAGGAAATATCCGGGCAGAACCTTCACCACCCACTACAAGGTGCGCTTGCCCGAAGGTATTAAAGGGAAGTTGCCGCTGATAGGAGAAGACACTATAGACTGGCTTGCCCTGCTTAAGGCCAATATCAGCGTCGGCGGCACCAAGTGGATAGTGATAGAGCAGGAAGAATACCCCGAGGGTTTAAGCCCGTTGGCGGCCATTGCCCGCTCCAAGAAAGGGCTAGAGCGTTATATCCGCCAGTTATAA